In Candidatus Neomarinimicrobiota bacterium, the genomic stretch TCGTCCTATTCCGAAAGGATGGATGAATATGCTTGAAGCCATTGTTCAATTTATACGCGATAGTCTTGTCAAGCCGAATGTTGGATCCAAATGGGTCATGACTTGGGCGCCTTTAATTCTAACATTTTTCTTTTTCATTTTGTTCGCGAACGGAATCGGAATGTTCCCGATATTTGAAATGCTTGGTTTGGTAAATCGTTTTGTGCTCGGTGTGCCTGCAAGTGATAGCCATAATTACATCAATAGTCTTTTGCACGGAGGTTCAACGGTCACCGGGAATTTTAATGTTACCGCCGCTTTGGCAACCATTACTTTTTTAACAATTATGGTTGCCGGAACAAAAGCACATGGATTTATTAATCATTGGAAAAATTTGGTACCGCATGGCTTAGCATGGCCCGTGTACATTATTCTCATTCCCATCGAATTGATCGGTTTGTTTGTAAAACCATTTGCACTTACTATGCGATTGGCAGCAAACATGACGGGTGGTCACATTGCAATTTTAGCCATTCTATCGTTTATGGCTATTTTTGGGGATTTATTCCAAAGCGTAATGATTGGCGTTGGCATGGCAGTAGTTTCTGTCCCAATGGCCGCCGCAATCAATGGACTCGAGATTATTGTTGTGTTGGTACAAGCTTATGTGTTCACACTATTGTCTGCTGTATTTATTGGCATGGCAATTAATGTTCATCATTAATCACTAGTTAAGGAGAAACAAAAGATGGAAGTACTACATTACTTTGGAGCTGCTCTCGGATTGGGAGCGATTGTTATAGGCGCCGGGCTTGGTATTGGACGGCTTGCAGCTGCTGCGGCAGAAGGAATTGCTCGTCAGCCGGAGGCTGCTGATAAAATCACAGGCGC encodes the following:
- the atpB gene encoding F0F1 ATP synthase subunit A, which produces MSSTDAGSVMNQVGDNIIHHVSNSDISHPLIHLPSIYGIDFSVTKHVLMLWVVAVLASVAIIVPVRKYLGSNRPIPKGWMNMLEAIVQFIRDSLVKPNVGSKWVMTWAPLILTFFFFILFANGIGMFPIFEMLGLVNRFVLGVPASDSHNYINSLLHGGSTVTGNFNVTAALATITFLTIMVAGTKAHGFINHWKNLVPHGLAWPVYIILIPIELIGLFVKPFALTMRLAANMTGGHIAILAILSFMAIFGDLFQSVMIGVGMAVVSVPMAAAINGLEIIVVLVQAYVFTLLSAVFIGMAINVHH
- a CDS encoding ATP synthase F0 subunit C, coding for MEVLHYFGAALGLGAIVIGAGLGIGRLAAAAAEGIARQPEAADKITGAVNLPLFLLEGVAILGEVFALLIVLMK